A single window of Granulibacter bethesdensis DNA harbors:
- a CDS encoding flagellar motor protein MotA, producing MSLATSSTRAPNMVKPVAYLLRMLAFLAAVGGIAVALEPALKPIFLHNPYLNGLILLILLLGIIWNLRQVTRLEPEVRWLTSFRRDQAPDSGSQPRLLAPMASMLVTRAASTTRPGEKRFTLSASAMRSVLDTIASRLDESRELSRYMTGLLIFLGLLGTFWGLLRTIGGVSDVISGMSVNGSGDVNMMFEQLKSGLARPIAGMGTAFSASMFGLSGALVLGFLDLTAGQAQNRFFNELEEWLAGLTRLSSGALGADGEGSVPVYIQALLEQTAENMERLQQTLARGEENRQASHQALLALTERIGSLSDTVRTGQQVMVKIAEAQNQLTPVLRALNERYDEERSLSELLQTHMRAVEALLQRQMTEAEQGRIQSTAELRNDLRILTRTVGALADDAQG from the coding sequence ATGAGCCTCGCGACCAGCTCGACACGTGCTCCCAATATGGTCAAGCCGGTTGCGTATCTTCTCCGGATGCTTGCGTTTCTTGCTGCTGTCGGGGGAATTGCAGTTGCGCTGGAACCGGCGCTGAAGCCGATCTTTCTGCATAATCCGTACCTGAACGGGCTGATCCTGCTGATCCTTCTGCTCGGCATTATCTGGAACCTCCGGCAGGTGACCAGGCTGGAACCGGAAGTACGCTGGCTGACCTCCTTCCGGCGGGATCAGGCACCCGACAGCGGCAGTCAACCCCGCCTGCTCGCCCCCATGGCCAGCATGCTGGTGACCAGGGCCGCCAGCACCACACGGCCGGGAGAAAAACGCTTTACCCTCTCGGCCTCGGCGATGCGATCGGTGCTCGATACGATTGCCAGCCGTCTGGATGAAAGCCGGGAACTGTCCCGCTATATGACCGGATTGCTGATTTTCCTGGGCTTGCTGGGCACATTCTGGGGGCTGTTACGCACCATTGGCGGGGTCAGTGACGTCATCTCCGGGATGTCGGTCAACGGATCCGGTGATGTGAACATGATGTTCGAGCAGCTGAAATCCGGACTGGCCCGCCCGATCGCCGGAATGGGCACCGCATTCTCCGCCAGCATGTTCGGTCTGTCCGGCGCATTGGTGCTGGGCTTTCTGGATCTGACCGCCGGACAGGCACAGAATCGCTTCTTCAATGAGCTTGAAGAGTGGCTGGCCGGGTTGACCCGTCTTTCCTCCGGCGCGCTCGGGGCGGATGGTGAAGGCAGCGTGCCGGTCTATATACAAGCCCTGCTGGAACAGACCGCCGAAAACATGGAACGGCTTCAACAGACTCTCGCTCGGGGAGAGGAAAACCGTCAGGCCTCTCATCAGGCACTGCTTGCATTGACCGAGCGGATCGGATCACTTTCCGACACAGTGCGTACCGGCCAGCAGGTGATGGTCAAAATTGCGGAGGCCCAGAATCAGCTTACCCCGGTCCTGCGCGCTCTGAACGAACGATACGATGAAGAGCGCAGCCTGTCGGAACTGCTGCAAACCCATATGCGCGCCGTCGAAGCACTGTTGCAGCGTCAGATGACCGAGGCCGAACAGGGCCGCATTCAATCCACTGCCGAACTCCGCAACGATCTGCGCATCCTGACCCGCACGGTCGGCGCGCTGGCAGACGACGCGCAGGGCTGA
- a CDS encoding OmpA family protein: MNTAMKRMMPYSFFSGFSRTMLTVMLAMSAPVPLHEAHAEAQVDTRALDQLDGNPVTGQQTDEAVPKHPSPTKNSKKHKAVSSKKTFSKEENAKKPATPPAPPVKMPSTPPVAPVIAPPLPSAPDHTSPPVPPPVVAADAPGGLSTTGEGLRVMFGSGRSDISPATNDALREATREVSKLSNESVTILAYAPGTADDPSTARRLSLSRALTIRSALIAAGMPSTKIFVRALGSNIGNGPADRADIIRTQPSKAPPQADAKPDNKPPEQPPQAQGHP; the protein is encoded by the coding sequence ATGAATACCGCCATGAAGCGCATGATGCCGTATTCCTTTTTCTCCGGCTTCTCCCGCACCATGCTGACGGTCATGCTCGCAATGAGTGCGCCTGTGCCATTGCATGAAGCGCATGCCGAAGCACAAGTTGATACGCGTGCCCTGGATCAGTTGGACGGCAACCCGGTGACGGGACAGCAGACCGACGAAGCAGTGCCCAAGCATCCGTCACCCACCAAAAACAGCAAGAAACACAAAGCTGTATCCAGTAAGAAGACTTTTTCGAAAGAAGAGAATGCTAAAAAACCGGCGACACCGCCAGCACCGCCGGTGAAAATGCCCTCAACGCCCCCTGTTGCACCTGTTATTGCGCCGCCCCTGCCTTCAGCACCCGACCATACCTCTCCGCCCGTGCCGCCACCTGTCGTGGCTGCGGATGCACCGGGGGGGCTGTCCACAACCGGTGAAGGATTGAGGGTTATGTTCGGCTCAGGTCGTTCCGACATCAGCCCCGCCACCAATGACGCGTTGCGGGAAGCCACCCGGGAAGTCAGTAAGCTGTCGAATGAGAGTGTTACCATCCTCGCTTATGCTCCCGGCACCGCTGACGACCCCTCCACCGCACGCCGCCTGTCCCTGTCCCGCGCCCTGACCATCAGAAGCGCCCTGATTGCGGCGGGCATGCCCTCAACCAAAATTTTTGTCCGCGCTCTCGGTAGCAATATCGGCAACGGGCCTGCGGACAGAGCCGATATTATTCGAACACAGCCGAGCAAGGCTCCGCCCCAAGCTGACGCCAAACCTGACAATAAGCCGCCAGAACAGCCTCCTCAGGCGCAAGGACACCCGTAA
- a CDS encoding inositol monophosphatase family protein, which yields MALRLSPHMTVMQNAAQRAAKRLLRDFNEVEQLQVSVKGPSDFVSQADLRSEQSIRDDLTKARPGYALLMEESGASGGDNWTWRWVVDPLDGTTNFLHGIPHWAISIGLERRLPDGNTELAAAVVYSPAVDEMFWAEKGAGAFLNERRLRVSARRELHDAVFATGIPFAAVSAPRRLAFARTLGTLMPQVAGIRRFGSAALDLAWVAAGRYDGFWELGLKPWDVAAGLLLVREAGGYAVDPAGADPLYTGDVVASNGHLHTKLLDIVQDGVAASRTS from the coding sequence ATGGCCCTACGCCTGTCCCCTCATATGACCGTCATGCAGAACGCGGCGCAGCGTGCCGCCAAGCGGCTGCTGCGCGATTTCAACGAGGTGGAGCAGCTGCAGGTCAGTGTGAAAGGTCCGTCGGACTTCGTCTCCCAGGCCGATCTGCGCTCGGAACAGTCGATCCGTGATGATCTGACCAAGGCACGCCCCGGTTATGCCCTGCTGATGGAAGAAAGCGGCGCGTCGGGTGGCGATAACTGGACATGGCGCTGGGTGGTTGATCCGCTGGACGGGACCACGAATTTCCTGCACGGCATCCCTCACTGGGCCATCAGCATCGGGCTGGAACGGCGTCTTCCGGATGGCAACACCGAACTGGCCGCCGCCGTGGTCTATTCTCCCGCAGTCGATGAAATGTTCTGGGCGGAAAAAGGCGCAGGCGCCTTTCTGAACGAGCGTCGCCTACGGGTCTCAGCACGCCGGGAGCTGCACGATGCCGTGTTTGCCACCGGCATTCCTTTTGCAGCCGTCAGCGCCCCGCGCCGTCTGGCTTTTGCCCGCACACTCGGTACCTTGATGCCGCAGGTGGCCGGTATCCGCCGCTTCGGCTCAGCCGCGCTTGATCTCGCCTGGGTTGCGGCAGGGCGCTATGATGGATTCTGGGAACTTGGGCTGAAACCTTGGGACGTTGCCGCCGGGCTGCTGCTGGTACGGGAGGCAGGGGGCTATGCTGTCGATCCAGCCGGTGCCGATCCGCTCTATACCGGGGATGTCGTCGCCAGCAACGGCCATCTGCATACCAAACTGCTTGATATCGTGCAGGATGGGGTAGCTGCATCCCGCACAAGTTGA
- the efp gene encoding elongation factor P: MKQQANLIRAGQVIEHDGRRWTVLKQQIITPGKGGAFIQVEMRDLKTGNKTNERWRTADTVERLMTEEKDYTYSYTDGDNLVLMDPETFEQALIPAEILGDAVAFLQDNMQVTVDLVEGDPVAIHLPAQVTLEIVEADPVVKGQTASSSYKPAKLSNGVRVMVPPFIEAGERIVVRTEDSTYVERAK; encoded by the coding sequence ATGAAGCAGCAGGCAAACCTGATTCGTGCCGGTCAGGTGATCGAGCATGACGGACGCCGCTGGACCGTCCTGAAGCAGCAGATCATCACCCCCGGCAAAGGTGGTGCCTTCATTCAGGTGGAAATGCGCGATCTGAAAACCGGCAACAAGACCAACGAACGCTGGCGCACCGCCGATACGGTCGAACGTCTGATGACGGAGGAAAAGGATTACACCTATTCCTACACCGATGGTGACAATCTGGTTCTGATGGACCCTGAAACTTTTGAACAGGCCCTGATCCCGGCCGAGATTCTGGGGGATGCAGTGGCCTTCCTGCAGGACAACATGCAGGTAACAGTTGATCTGGTCGAAGGTGACCCGGTGGCCATCCACCTGCCTGCTCAGGTGACGCTGGAAATCGTGGAAGCCGATCCGGTGGTGAAGGGTCAGACCGCGTCTTCTTCCTATAAGCCTGCCAAGCTGTCCAACGGCGTGCGCGTCATGGTCCCGCCCTTTATCGAGGCCGGCGAGCGCATCGTGGTCCGCACTGAAGACTCCACCTATGTGGAACGTGCGAAGTAA
- a CDS encoding lysine-2,3-aminomutase-like protein — MLFMPDGSCHDPKDAEERRHSHTPRSLRSLADLRQAGLIDDETPLQAVAAQYAIAIPPAMQALITDRHDPIGLQVIPDTAEIVTAPYESVDPIGDDALSPVPGIVHRYPDRALLKPLLICPVYCRFCFRREHVGPDGGMLSKEQLRIALDWLAGHPQIREVILTGGDPLMLSPRRLSFIVNELNNIPHIDIIRIHSRVPVADPGLITQAMLDALETDKALFLILHTNNSKELTDLAALSIQSFQRRGIPVLSQTVLLRGVNDSADALEALYRRLLRLRVKPYYLHQLDAAPGTARFRVPVEEGRAILRTLRGRISGLAWPTYVIDIPGGYGKVPVDPDYLESDGSVRDINGHRHILSGEALP, encoded by the coding sequence ATGCTCTTCATGCCCGATGGTTCATGTCATGATCCGAAAGACGCCGAGGAACGCCGTCATTCGCACACGCCGCGCAGCCTGCGTAGTCTGGCTGATCTGCGGCAAGCCGGGCTGATTGATGACGAGACGCCATTGCAGGCGGTCGCCGCGCAATATGCCATTGCTATTCCCCCTGCGATGCAGGCGCTGATCACGGACCGACACGATCCGATTGGCCTGCAGGTAATCCCCGATACGGCAGAAATAGTCACCGCCCCCTATGAAAGTGTTGATCCTATTGGGGATGATGCCCTGTCGCCCGTTCCCGGCATCGTTCATCGCTATCCTGACCGTGCCCTGTTGAAGCCCCTGCTCATCTGCCCTGTCTATTGCCGTTTCTGCTTCCGACGGGAGCATGTCGGGCCAGATGGAGGCATGCTTTCCAAGGAACAGCTCAGAATTGCCCTCGACTGGCTGGCTGGCCATCCCCAGATAAGGGAGGTCATTCTGACAGGCGGTGATCCGCTGATGCTTTCTCCAAGAAGATTATCTTTTATTGTCAATGAATTAAATAATATTCCTCATATTGATATCATCCGTATTCATAGCCGCGTTCCAGTGGCTGATCCGGGTCTCATAACGCAAGCCATGCTGGATGCGCTGGAAACGGATAAAGCCCTTTTTCTGATATTACATACGAATAATTCAAAAGAACTGACTGATCTTGCAGCTTTATCAATTCAGTCTTTCCAGCGTCGAGGCATCCCCGTGCTGAGCCAGACCGTCCTGCTACGAGGGGTCAATGATTCTGCGGATGCGCTGGAGGCGCTTTATCGTCGCCTGCTGCGTCTTCGGGTGAAGCCCTATTATCTGCACCAGTTGGACGCTGCTCCCGGTACAGCAAGGTTCCGCGTGCCGGTCGAGGAAGGGCGTGCCATCCTTCGTACCTTGCGTGGCCGTATCAGCGGCCTTGCATGGCCCACTTACGTCATCGACATTCCCGGCGGATATGGGAAAGTACCGGTTGATCCGGATTATCTGGAGTCAGATGGCTCCGTCCGCGACATCAATGGCCACCGCCACATTTTGTCTGGAGAGGCTTTGCCATGA
- the epmA gene encoding EF-P lysine aminoacylase EpmA: MARPTWHPDRFADRLPFLHRRSALTRAVRAFFDARSYLEVETPCVVPAPGEEVHLQAFRTERIGVDGIVTPLWLHTSPEFAMKRLLVAGAGPIFQLARVWRNGEGSARHAAEFTMLEWYRPGSSMADLIAETMELLRSVLPPVVSSGGVTTRIDEPEILTVADAFARYTGADVLATADDAPALAESAGVRLREGEGWEDLFFRLLLDRIEPHLGREHPTFLTHWPVAQAALARPCPNDPRVAERFELFVCGIELANAFVELTDAEEQRRRFLIDRSRRQALDGQNWPLDEDFLAALAFGMPQAAGIAMGFDRLAMLASGADRIQQVQWLPEE, translated from the coding sequence ATGGCAAGACCGACCTGGCATCCGGACCGCTTTGCGGACCGTCTTCCCTTTCTACACCGCCGTTCCGCACTGACACGTGCCGTGCGGGCGTTTTTCGATGCGCGCTCCTATCTGGAGGTCGAGACGCCCTGTGTTGTCCCGGCTCCTGGTGAGGAAGTCCATCTTCAGGCATTCCGGACGGAGCGGATCGGAGTGGATGGGATAGTGACACCCCTCTGGCTGCACACCAGTCCCGAATTTGCCATGAAGCGGCTGCTGGTGGCCGGGGCAGGGCCGATTTTTCAGCTGGCCAGGGTCTGGCGCAACGGTGAAGGCAGCGCCCGTCATGCGGCGGAATTCACCATGCTGGAATGGTACCGTCCCGGCAGTTCCATGGCCGATCTGATCGCAGAGACGATGGAGTTACTGCGTTCGGTCCTGCCGCCCGTCGTATCGAGCGGCGGTGTAACCACCCGGATCGACGAGCCGGAAATCCTGACTGTGGCTGATGCTTTTGCCCGCTATACAGGTGCCGATGTGCTCGCCACGGCTGATGATGCTCCGGCCCTCGCTGAATCTGCCGGTGTAAGATTGCGTGAGGGAGAGGGTTGGGAGGATCTGTTCTTTCGCCTGCTGCTTGACAGGATCGAGCCCCATCTGGGGCGGGAACACCCGACTTTCCTCACCCATTGGCCTGTGGCGCAGGCCGCGCTGGCACGACCCTGCCCAAATGATCCCCGCGTTGCAGAACGCTTCGAGCTGTTTGTCTGCGGTATCGAACTGGCCAATGCCTTTGTAGAGCTGACCGATGCGGAGGAGCAGAGACGGCGCTTCCTGATCGACCGCAGCAGGCGGCAGGCGCTGGATGGACAGAACTGGCCGCTGGACGAGGATTTTCTTGCCGCGCTCGCCTTTGGAATGCCGCAGGCGGCGGGGATTGCGATGGGATTTGACCGTCTGGCAATGCTGGCCTCCGGCGCGGACCGGATCCAGCAGGTGCAGTGGTTGCCCGAGGAATAG
- the thiE gene encoding thiamine phosphate synthase, whose translation MMDERCRLYLITPPALNSDSFADTLARALDAGDVGALQIRLKNLEDDALRHAIDRLRPVAHDRGVAVILNDRPDLVAATGCDGAHIGQEDGDIIAARALLGDLTLGVSCHGSRDLAMSAGEAGADYVAFGAFYPSTSKEVVPEATPDLLAWWSEMMELPSVAIGGIDPTNAAPLVKAGADFLAVIGAVWNHPDGPAAGVKALNSAIQAALTDDL comes from the coding sequence ATGATGGACGAGCGCTGCAGGCTCTATCTGATCACGCCTCCGGCGCTCAATTCCGACAGCTTCGCCGATACGCTCGCCCGTGCGCTGGACGCGGGCGATGTCGGTGCGCTTCAAATCCGGCTGAAAAACCTAGAGGACGATGCATTGCGCCATGCCATAGACCGGCTGCGCCCTGTTGCCCATGATCGCGGCGTTGCCGTCATCCTGAACGATCGCCCCGATCTGGTGGCGGCAACTGGCTGTGACGGTGCGCATATCGGTCAGGAGGATGGCGACATCATCGCTGCACGGGCGCTGTTGGGTGATCTGACTCTCGGCGTTTCCTGCCATGGCAGTCGCGATCTGGCGATGAGCGCGGGGGAAGCTGGCGCCGATTACGTGGCATTCGGCGCATTCTACCCTTCCACATCGAAAGAGGTCGTGCCTGAGGCAACCCCTGACCTGCTGGCCTGGTGGTCGGAGATGATGGAGCTGCCGAGCGTTGCCATTGGCGGCATCGACCCGACCAATGCCGCCCCTCTGGTCAAGGCAGGGGCCGATTTTCTGGCTGTCATCGGCGCGGTCTGGAATCATCCTGATGGCCCCGCTGCCGGGGTCAAGGCGCTGAATAGTGCCATTCAGGCCGCTCTGACCGACGATCTGTAA
- a CDS encoding class I fructose-bisphosphate aldolase: MRITPVVKSILDKYESDNPGTKTNLARILMEGRLGGTGKLVILPVDQGFEHGPARSFAPNPPAYDPHYHFDLAIEAGLSAYAAPLGMIEAGAGTYAGSIPLILKVNSSNSLAVTKDQAVTGTVADALRLGCSAIGFTIYPGSEYAFDQMEELRELAEEAKSAGLAVVVWSYPRGPELDKKAETALDICAYAAHMAALLGAHIIKVKPPTDAVSLPAAQKTYETQNIDRSTLAKRVAHVVQASFAGRRIVVFSGGETTGTDQLLDTIRGLRDGGANGSIIGRNTFQRPRAEALELLGKIIDIFQNKA; this comes from the coding sequence ATGCGTATCACGCCTGTCGTCAAATCGATCCTCGATAAATACGAGAGCGACAATCCGGGAACTAAAACCAACCTCGCCCGCATCCTGATGGAAGGGCGTCTGGGAGGAACCGGCAAGCTGGTCATTCTGCCGGTGGATCAAGGGTTTGAGCATGGCCCGGCCCGCAGTTTCGCACCCAACCCGCCTGCCTACGACCCGCATTATCATTTCGACCTCGCTATTGAAGCCGGGCTGAGCGCCTATGCCGCGCCGCTGGGTATGATCGAGGCCGGTGCAGGCACCTATGCCGGCTCCATTCCGCTGATCCTGAAAGTCAATTCCTCCAACAGCCTCGCCGTTACCAAGGATCAGGCCGTTACCGGCACCGTGGCCGATGCGCTGCGTCTGGGCTGTTCCGCCATCGGCTTCACTATCTATCCGGGCAGCGAATACGCGTTCGACCAGATGGAAGAACTGCGTGAACTTGCGGAAGAAGCCAAATCCGCCGGTCTCGCCGTGGTGGTATGGAGCTATCCGCGCGGTCCGGAACTGGACAAAAAGGCCGAGACCGCACTGGATATTTGCGCCTATGCCGCGCATATGGCCGCCCTGCTCGGCGCGCACATCATCAAGGTGAAGCCGCCGACCGATGCGGTCAGCCTTCCCGCCGCCCAGAAAACCTACGAGACCCAGAACATCGATCGTTCAACGCTGGCCAAACGTGTCGCGCATGTGGTGCAGGCATCCTTTGCGGGCCGTCGCATCGTCGTGTTCTCCGGCGGCGAAACCACGGGCACCGACCAGCTGCTGGATACCATCCGTGGTTTGCGGGATGGGGGCGCCAACGGTTCCATCATCGGCCGCAACACCTTCCAGCGCCCGCGTGCGGAAGCTCTGGAGCTGCTGGGGAAGATCATTGATATCTTCCAGAACAAGGCCTGA
- a CDS encoding cell division protein ZapA translates to MAQVTVRINGYAYTVGCEDGQEHHLQAMAQQVEDRIDNIKSQGGQSGEARLLVLASLIMADEIHDLRREVRQLRQDPSRATYGETRHEEGVPAVQDDPAFIERLRRLAERAEEIAASFNHL, encoded by the coding sequence ATGGCGCAAGTGACGGTGCGCATCAATGGATACGCTTACACAGTCGGCTGCGAGGACGGGCAGGAGCATCATCTCCAGGCCATGGCACAGCAGGTCGAGGACCGGATCGACAATATCAAGTCGCAAGGCGGACAGAGCGGGGAAGCACGCTTGCTGGTGCTGGCGTCTTTGATCATGGCGGACGAAATTCACGATCTGCGCCGGGAAGTCAGGCAGCTGCGCCAGGACCCGAGCCGTGCCACCTACGGGGAGACACGGCATGAGGAGGGTGTGCCTGCCGTGCAGGATGATCCCGCCTTTATTGAAAGGCTGCGACGTCTGGCCGAACGTGCGGAAGAGATTGCGGCTTCGTTCAACCACCTTTAA
- a CDS encoding 5-formyltetrahydrofolate cyclo-ligase, whose translation MMLADQDMSLAGRKQALRQRAYALRESLDPSAGIALGENLLRDLPPTPGHIVSAFWPLPGELDLRPLMAALYAGGHRIALPVTTKKGEKLIFREWTPGVAMIEGRFRTLHPDGPEIVPETVLVPLLAFDRTGNRLGYGGGYYDRTLAALPSVHAIGCAFAAFELEDVPVEATDFPLRAIVTERETILCPDRQPD comes from the coding sequence ATGATGTTGGCTGATCAGGACATGTCCCTTGCCGGGCGTAAACAGGCCCTGCGCCAGCGTGCCTACGCCTTGCGCGAATCGCTCGATCCCTCGGCCGGGATAGCCCTGGGTGAAAATCTGCTCCGCGACCTTCCTCCCACACCAGGCCATATCGTGTCAGCTTTCTGGCCTCTTCCCGGTGAACTTGATCTGAGGCCTCTGATGGCGGCGCTGTATGCGGGTGGACATCGAATTGCCCTGCCGGTGACGACGAAGAAAGGGGAAAAGCTGATTTTCCGTGAGTGGACTCCGGGCGTGGCAATGATCGAAGGGCGTTTCCGCACCTTGCATCCTGATGGGCCTGAGATTGTTCCTGAAACGGTGCTGGTGCCACTTCTGGCCTTCGACCGCACCGGAAACCGACTTGGTTATGGGGGTGGTTATTACGACCGTACCCTTGCCGCACTGCCTTCAGTGCATGCAATCGGTTGTGCTTTTGCGGCGTTTGAGCTGGAAGACGTGCCGGTGGAGGCAACGGATTTTCCACTCCGCGCCATTGTGACGGAGCGGGAGACGATCCTCTGCCCTGATCGTCAGCCGGATTAG
- a CDS encoding bestrophin family protein — MIVKQPNRALMLFTLRGSVLPVILPKVSLIMAISTALAIVLHAHPGTYPEFSSVPFTLFGLALSIFLGFRNNACYDRWWEGRKLWGAVVIEMRTLARDVIAFLPAAHPGRTHVLNQCIAYAYLLKARLRDEEGLDEAEGYLSAQEHTSLLPMRNRPEAILRSIMEEVAEWGRQGLLSDIPMMTLETRLHAIGAAQGGCERIVSTSTPFAYTLLLHRTAWIFCLLLPFGFVSTLGFATPLLTGVLAYTFFGLDALSDELEQPFGLHQNDLPLNAIVRGIEIDLLEALGVKELPEPLAPINGVLT; from the coding sequence ATGATCGTCAAACAGCCTAATCGCGCCCTGATGCTGTTCACCCTGCGGGGATCGGTGCTGCCGGTCATCCTGCCCAAAGTTTCGCTGATCATGGCGATCTCCACGGCCCTGGCCATTGTTCTACATGCCCATCCGGGTACCTATCCCGAATTCAGCAGCGTGCCGTTCACCCTGTTCGGGCTGGCTCTGTCGATCTTCCTCGGGTTCCGCAATAACGCCTGTTATGATCGATGGTGGGAAGGACGAAAACTGTGGGGTGCGGTCGTGATCGAGATGCGGACCCTGGCACGGGATGTCATTGCTTTTCTTCCCGCCGCGCATCCGGGCCGGACGCATGTCCTGAATCAGTGCATCGCTTATGCATATCTGCTGAAAGCAAGGCTGCGGGATGAAGAGGGCCTTGATGAAGCAGAAGGTTATCTCTCTGCTCAGGAGCATACCAGCCTGCTTCCCATGCGTAACCGACCGGAAGCAATCCTGCGCAGCATCATGGAAGAAGTCGCAGAATGGGGGCGTCAGGGTCTGCTGTCAGACATCCCCATGATGACACTGGAGACACGCCTCCATGCCATTGGTGCTGCACAGGGCGGCTGCGAACGGATCGTCTCGACAAGTACACCTTTCGCCTACACGCTGCTGCTGCATCGGACAGCGTGGATTTTCTGCCTGCTGCTGCCATTTGGCTTCGTATCCACCCTCGGTTTTGCAACTCCATTGTTGACCGGCGTGCTCGCCTACACATTTTTCGGACTGGATGCGCTCAGCGACGAATTGGAACAGCCTTTCGGCCTGCATCAGAACGATCTGCCACTGAATGCGATCGTGCGTGGCATCGAGATTGATTTGCTCGAAGCCCTGGGGGTTAAAGAGCTTCCAGAGCCTCTTGCCCCGATAAATGGAGTGCTAACCTAA
- a CDS encoding CoA-acylating methylmalonate-semialdehyde dehydrogenase, whose amino-acid sequence MELIHHFLSGERVPHGQTRTGPVFNPSTGIQSGRVALGSADDLNRAVMAAKAAQPHWAAVNPQRRARIMFRFKELIERNMDALARLLSVEHGKVVADSRGDILRGLEVIEFCAGIPYALKGEYTQGAGPGIDVYSMRVPLGVVAGITPFNFPAMIPMWMMGPALAAGNAFILKPSERDPSVPVRLAELLIEAGLPQDIMQVVHGDKEVVDAIIDHPDIAAISFVGSSEIAQSVYARGTAAGKRVQAMGGAKNHGIVMPDADFDQAVTDIIGAAYGSAGERCMALPVVVPVGEETADRLRGRLVDAISGLRVGSALDPEAHYGPLISAHHKARVEHYIQIGVDEGAELVVDGRDFELQGYEQGFFVGPTLFDHVTTKMQTYTDEIFGPVLQIVRAKTFEEAVALPSAHQYGNGVAIFTRNGHAAREFIQRVDVGMVGVNVPVPVPVAYHSFGGWKRSAFGDMNQYGLEGLRFFTKTKLVTQRWPDGSATGNNAFLIPTMA is encoded by the coding sequence ATGGAACTGATTCACCACTTTCTGTCAGGCGAGCGCGTTCCGCATGGGCAGACCCGCACCGGCCCCGTTTTCAATCCGAGTACGGGCATTCAATCGGGCCGTGTAGCGCTGGGGAGCGCGGATGATCTCAATCGCGCGGTGATGGCGGCAAAAGCTGCTCAACCGCACTGGGCAGCCGTCAATCCGCAGCGGCGTGCGCGTATTATGTTCCGCTTCAAAGAGTTGATCGAGCGTAATATGGATGCGCTCGCACGTCTATTATCGGTCGAGCATGGCAAAGTTGTTGCGGACTCCAGGGGAGATATTCTGCGCGGTCTGGAAGTGATCGAGTTCTGCGCAGGCATCCCTTATGCCCTCAAAGGGGAATATACGCAGGGTGCAGGGCCGGGGATCGACGTCTACTCCATGCGCGTACCGCTTGGCGTTGTGGCTGGCATCACCCCGTTTAATTTTCCCGCGATGATTCCGATGTGGATGATGGGTCCTGCACTTGCTGCCGGCAATGCCTTCATCCTGAAACCTTCCGAGCGTGACCCCTCGGTCCCGGTACGCCTTGCTGAACTGTTGATTGAGGCGGGCCTACCCCAAGATATCATGCAGGTCGTGCATGGCGACAAGGAAGTCGTTGATGCGATCATCGATCATCCAGATATTGCGGCAATCAGCTTCGTGGGCTCGTCAGAGATCGCCCAGAGCGTTTATGCACGCGGAACCGCCGCCGGGAAGCGCGTCCAGGCAATGGGTGGCGCCAAGAACCATGGTATTGTCATGCCAGATGCTGATTTTGACCAGGCTGTCACTGACATCATTGGAGCAGCTTATGGCTCGGCCGGCGAACGCTGTATGGCGCTGCCCGTTGTCGTTCCGGTCGGCGAGGAAACCGCGGATCGACTGCGGGGTCGGCTGGTCGATGCAATCAGCGGATTGCGCGTTGGCAGCGCGCTTGATCCCGAAGCACATTATGGGCCCCTCATCAGCGCCCACCACAAGGCACGGGTCGAACACTATATCCAGATAGGCGTTGACGAAGGTGCTGAGCTCGTTGTCGATGGTCGTGATTTTGAACTGCAAGGGTATGAACAAGGCTTCTTTGTCGGTCCCACGCTATTTGATCATGTGACGACAAAGATGCAGACCTATACTGATGAGATTTTTGGGCCGGTACTGCAGATCGTGCGCGCAAAAACCTTCGAGGAGGCCGTCGCGCTGCCATCAGCACATCAATATGGCAATGGCGTTGCGATCTTCACCCGCAACGGGCATGCCGCGCGGGAATTCATACAACGCGTCGACGTTGGCATGGTCGGGGTCAATGTGCCGGTGCCGGTGCCCGTCGCCTACCATTCTTTCGGAGGCTGGAAACGCTCCGCTTTTGGTGACATGAATCAATATGGCCTGGAAGGTCTCCGCTTTTTTACCAAGACGAAATTGGTGACACAGCGTTGGCCGGACGGTTCGGCAACGGGGAATAATGCCTTCCTTATCCCGACCATGGCCTGA